A stretch of the Glycine soja cultivar W05 chromosome 13, ASM419377v2, whole genome shotgun sequence genome encodes the following:
- the LOC114381018 gene encoding glutathione S-transferase DHAR3, chloroplastic-like codes for MSTVRVQVSACVFSATVNNLCLRQNAVVSFRKKKLLRLVSMSSVPPSQPFEIAVKASVTTPNRLGDCPFCQRVLLTLEEKHLPYDPKLVDLTNKPEWFLKVNPDGKVPVIKFDEKWVPDSDIITQTLEEKYPSPPLLTPPEKATAGSKIFSTFIGFLKSKDPNDGTEQALLSELSSFSDYIKENGPFINGSEISAADLSLGPKLYHLEIALGHYKKWTVPDSLTSLKSYMKVIFSRESFVKTSAQPQDVIEGWRPKVEG; via the exons ATGTCCACTGTGAGAGTTCAAGTTTCGGCGTGTGTGTTTTCTGCCACCGTCAACAACCTTTGCCTCCGCCAAAACGCCGTCGTTTCCTTCAGAAAGAAGAAGCTTCTCAGATTGGTCTCAATGTCTTCCGTTCCTCCTTCCCAACCCTTCGAAATCGCCGTTAAAGCTTCCGTCACCACACCCAACAGGCTCGGCGACT GCCCTTTTTGCCAAAGGGTGTTGCTGACACTGGAGGAAAAACATCTACCTTATGACCCCAAGTTGGTGGATTTGACCAACAAGCCAGAATG GTTCCTTAAAGTCAATCCTGATGGTAAAGTTCCTGTCATAAAGTTTGATGAGAAGTGGGTTCCTGATTCAGATATTATTACTCAAAcattggaagagaagtatcccAGCCCCCCATTGTTGACCCCACCTGAAAAGGCCACGGC gGGGTCAAAGATCTTTTCAACATTTATTGGTTTTCTCAAGAGCAAGGATCCCAATGATGGAACAGAACAAGCATTACTTAGTGAACTGAGCTCTTTCAGTGATTACATCAAGGAAAAT GGTCCTTTCATCAACGGTAGTGAGATATCTGCAGCTGACCTATCACTTGGACCAAAGCTATACCATTTAGAGATTGCTTTGGGGCATTATAAGAAATGGACAGTGCCTGATTCACTTACCTCTTTGAAGTCTTATATGAAG GTCATTTTCTCGAGGGAATCGTTCGTTAAAACAAGTGCACAACCACAGGATGTCATTGAAGGTTGGCGTCCTAAAGTGGAAGGCTAA
- the LOC114381369 gene encoding HMG-Y-related protein A-like, protein MATGQVINKPPPSLPPYPEMILEAIEALNEENGSNKSSISKYIESTYGGLPQAHKVLLNVHLAKMRESGVLVFWKNNYTKRDPNAPPRRGRGRPPKPKEPLPPGTVLSPPRPRGRPSKDPNDLQKPLKASVVGSGRPRGRPRKMAWPTGGLGKVSPASKAKPVTSSGRPRGRPPKVKPVFTEISV, encoded by the exons ATGGCAACTGGGCAAGTCATTAATAAACCTCCTCCTTCACTGCCTCCGTACCCTGAG ATGATTCTGGAGGCAATTGAAGCACTGAATGAAGAGAATGGTTCGAATAAATCATCAATTTCGAAGTACATCGAATCCACCTATGGTGGATTGCCTCAGGCCCACAAGGTTTTGCTCAATGTGCACCTCGCGAAAATGAGGGAAAGTGGAGTGCTAGTGTTTTGGAAGAACAACTACACCAAGCGTGACCCAAATGCGCCGCCACGGCGGGGCCGTGGCAGGCCACCCAAGCCCAAGGAGCCTCTGCCACCGGGCACTGTCTTATCACCGCCCAGGCCCAGGGGCCGTCCTTCGAAGGACCCAAATGACCTGCAGAAGCCTCTTAAGGCTTCGGTGGTGGGTAGTGGTAGGCCTCGAGGCCGGCCCAGAAAAATGGCCTGGCCCACTGGAGGCCTTGGCAAAGTATCACCGGCCTCTAAGGCGAAGCCTGTCACTAGTAGTGGGAGGCCCAGAGGTAGGCCTCCCAAAGTGAAGCCCGTGTTCACTGAAATTAGTGTTTGA